From a region of the Chitinophaga caseinilytica genome:
- a CDS encoding putative glycolipid-binding domain-containing protein, which translates to MKRQIVWKGLYYQMMEYCSIDASGTDIRINGTIVGFGEDVPFSVSYDIVTDRAWQMSGLEMAIERDGDCSWISLHRDINGKWTQTGHTRDEWDHCIDVDISLTPFTNTLPIRRLGLQPGERTQIDALYINVLKNEIKPVTQFYTRLDENRYLYEGVLKDFKREIITDEDGLVIDYPGLFYAVQSETE; encoded by the coding sequence ATGAAAAGACAGATCGTCTGGAAAGGACTTTACTATCAAATGATGGAATACTGCAGCATAGACGCGAGTGGGACGGATATCCGGATAAACGGGACCATCGTGGGTTTCGGGGAAGACGTGCCATTTTCCGTATCCTATGATATCGTTACCGACCGCGCCTGGCAAATGTCTGGCCTCGAAATGGCGATCGAGCGGGACGGCGATTGTTCCTGGATTTCCCTTCACCGCGATATCAACGGTAAATGGACGCAAACCGGGCACACGCGCGACGAGTGGGACCATTGCATCGATGTCGACATTTCCCTCACCCCGTTTACCAATACCCTTCCCATCCGCAGGCTCGGCCTGCAGCCCGGCGAGCGCACGCAGATTGACGCGCTGTACATCAACGTGCTGAAAAACGAGATCAAACCCGTCACGCAGTTTTATACGCGGTTAGATGAAAACCGTTACCTCTACGAAGGCGTGCTGAAAGATTTCAAGCGCGAGATCATCACCGACGAAGACGGGCTGGTGATCGATTACCCCGGGCTTTTCTACGCCGTTCAATCCGAAACGGAATAA
- the gltB gene encoding glutamate synthase large subunit — translation MRIVSQEQGLYRPEFEHDACGTGFTAHIKGRKSHQIIRDALTMLENMEHRGACGCERTTGDGAGIMIQMPHEFLYAECLKMGIRLPDAGKYGVGMVFFPKEPRWREECREIIQRCAEKVGLEILGYRKVPVRPDGIGETALSVEPEIEQLFIACPYHISDPEEFERKLFVLRNYITKTVRCSIPKEKAEIYFASFSHKTVVYKGQLTTYQVGHYYPDLRDERMVSAFGLIHSRFATNTFPSWKLAHPFRFIAHNGEINTLKGNLNWLRAGESSFLTKYFTKEEMEMLSPIVDEGQSDSACLDNVVELLNLTGRSLPHVMMMLIPEAWDGNDRMDPVKKAFYEYHASLMEPWDGPASISFTDGKIIGATLDRNGLRPSRFVVTKDDRVIMASEAGVLPIDPKNVKEKGRLQPGKMFIVDMDQGRIIGDEELKQSICSAQPYAEWLNKYKIRLDELPEPRVTFTHLEHDQIFKYQRAFGYSTEDMETIISPMAIDGKEPIGSMGTDVPLAILSDQPQHISSYFKQLFAQVTNPPIDPIRERLVMSLATFLGNNGNLLDEDPLHCHSVALPHPVLNNYELEKIRSIDTGIFQAKTLHTYFKADGKPGSLEKGLARLCRYAVDAVEDGFEVIILSDRAIDSEHAAIPSLMAVSAVHHHLIRKGYRGQVGIVVEAGDVWEVHHFAALLGFGATAINPYLALSTIRDLRLRGKLQTELDVDKLKKNYIKAVCEGLLKVFSKMGISTLQSYQGAQIFEILGINKSVVDKYFTGAVSRIQGLGLDEIAQETLAKHWMGYGRKETPVQRLTTGGVYQWKRKGEFHLFNPTTIHLLQYSTRQNDYNIFKKYSKAVNDQSEKAATLRSMFTFKRNRNPVPIEEVESAESILKRFATGAMSFGSISHEAHSTLAIAMNRIGAKSNTGEGGEDEMRYEPLPNGDSMRSAIKQVASARFGVTSYYLTNADELQIKMAQGAKPGEGGQLPGHKVDEWIGKVRHATPGVGLISPPPHHDIYSIEDLAQLIFDLKNANRAARISVKLVSKAGVGTIAAGVAKAHADVILVSGHDGGTGASPISSIKHAGLPWELGLAETHQTLVRNKLRSRVVVQTDGQLKTGRDIAIATLLGAEEWGVATAALVVEGCIMMRKCHLNTCPVGVATQDPDLRKRFNGTVEAVVNFFHFLVAEFREIMAELGFRTVQEMVGQVEVLKVRDNISHWKFKNLDLSPVLYREPASDETGLYKQEEQDHGLAEVLDWQLLKASKDALESKTRVFGTYKVKNTDRTIGTILSNEISKRYKSEGLPEDTIHFKFNGSAGQSFGAFNTKGVTLELEGEANDYFGKGLSGAKLILYPSTEAGFKAEENIIAGNVALYGATSGEAFIRGKAGERFCVRNSGATVVTEGTGDHGCEYMTGGRAVILGETGRNFGAGMSGGLAFVYDVKGAFAGQCNPEMIDLDPLGEEDAAQLHDLITKHHAYTNSTVAKFILSDWENQLRHFVKVFPKEYKAALKAAATKGVKSKA, via the coding sequence ATGCGAATTGTGAGCCAAGAACAAGGTTTATATCGTCCGGAATTTGAGCACGATGCGTGTGGTACGGGCTTTACCGCCCACATCAAGGGTCGGAAATCACACCAGATCATCCGCGACGCGTTAACCATGCTGGAAAACATGGAACACCGCGGCGCCTGCGGGTGCGAGCGCACCACCGGCGACGGTGCGGGTATCATGATCCAGATGCCGCATGAATTCTTGTATGCCGAATGCCTCAAAATGGGCATCCGCCTCCCGGATGCCGGAAAATACGGTGTAGGGATGGTTTTCTTCCCCAAAGAACCCCGCTGGCGCGAAGAGTGCCGCGAGATCATTCAACGCTGCGCGGAAAAAGTGGGCCTCGAAATCCTCGGTTACCGTAAAGTTCCCGTTCGGCCAGACGGCATCGGCGAAACCGCCCTATCCGTAGAACCCGAAATCGAACAACTGTTCATCGCCTGCCCGTATCACATCTCCGATCCGGAAGAATTTGAACGTAAACTGTTCGTGCTCCGCAACTATATCACCAAAACGGTACGTTGCTCCATCCCGAAAGAAAAGGCCGAAATCTATTTCGCGTCCTTCTCCCATAAAACAGTCGTATATAAAGGTCAGCTCACCACTTACCAGGTTGGCCATTATTATCCGGACCTTCGCGACGAGCGCATGGTTTCCGCGTTCGGCCTCATCCACAGCCGTTTCGCCACCAACACCTTCCCCAGCTGGAAGCTCGCGCATCCCTTCCGTTTTATCGCCCACAATGGTGAGATCAACACCCTGAAAGGCAACCTCAACTGGCTCCGCGCCGGCGAAAGTTCCTTCCTGACCAAATATTTCACCAAAGAGGAAATGGAAATGCTCTCGCCCATCGTGGACGAAGGGCAATCCGACTCCGCCTGCCTCGATAACGTGGTGGAACTGCTGAACCTCACCGGCCGCTCGCTCCCCCACGTCATGATGATGCTCATCCCCGAAGCGTGGGACGGCAACGACAGAATGGACCCCGTGAAGAAAGCTTTCTACGAATACCACGCGTCGCTCATGGAACCCTGGGACGGCCCCGCGTCGATCTCCTTCACCGACGGCAAGATCATCGGCGCCACCCTCGACCGGAACGGGCTCCGCCCCTCCCGCTTCGTAGTGACGAAAGACGATCGCGTGATCATGGCCTCCGAAGCCGGCGTGCTCCCCATCGATCCGAAAAACGTGAAAGAAAAAGGCCGCCTGCAGCCCGGTAAAATGTTCATCGTAGACATGGACCAGGGCCGCATCATCGGCGACGAAGAGCTGAAGCAGTCTATCTGCTCCGCACAGCCCTACGCCGAATGGCTTAATAAATACAAGATCCGGCTGGATGAATTGCCCGAGCCCCGCGTAACTTTCACGCACCTCGAGCACGACCAGATCTTCAAATACCAGCGCGCTTTCGGTTACAGCACCGAAGACATGGAAACGATCATCTCCCCGATGGCGATCGACGGCAAAGAGCCCATCGGTTCCATGGGCACAGACGTTCCGCTGGCTATTCTGAGCGATCAGCCACAGCACATCAGCAGCTACTTCAAACAGTTGTTCGCCCAGGTGACCAACCCGCCCATCGATCCTATCCGGGAAAGACTGGTTATGTCGCTGGCTACCTTCCTCGGCAACAACGGCAACCTGCTCGATGAAGATCCGCTGCACTGCCACTCCGTGGCGCTGCCGCACCCGGTATTGAACAACTACGAACTGGAAAAGATCCGCAGCATCGACACCGGTATTTTCCAGGCCAAGACTTTACATACTTATTTCAAGGCCGACGGCAAGCCCGGCTCCCTTGAAAAAGGCCTCGCCCGCCTCTGCCGTTATGCGGTAGACGCTGTGGAAGACGGCTTTGAAGTGATCATCCTTTCCGACCGCGCCATCGATTCCGAGCACGCTGCGATCCCGAGCCTCATGGCCGTTTCCGCGGTGCATCACCACCTCATCCGCAAGGGTTACCGCGGCCAGGTAGGTATCGTTGTGGAAGCCGGCGATGTTTGGGAAGTACATCATTTCGCTGCGCTCCTCGGCTTCGGCGCCACCGCCATCAACCCGTACCTCGCCCTTTCCACCATCCGCGACCTGCGGCTGCGCGGCAAATTGCAGACGGAGCTGGATGTGGACAAACTGAAAAAGAACTACATCAAAGCGGTTTGTGAAGGTTTGCTGAAAGTGTTCTCCAAAATGGGGATTTCCACACTGCAGTCTTACCAGGGCGCCCAGATCTTCGAGATCCTCGGCATCAACAAATCCGTCGTAGATAAATATTTTACCGGCGCTGTGTCCCGCATTCAGGGGCTGGGGCTGGACGAGATCGCGCAGGAAACGCTGGCGAAGCACTGGATGGGTTACGGCCGCAAGGAAACCCCGGTACAGCGCCTCACCACGGGCGGTGTGTACCAATGGAAACGGAAAGGCGAATTCCACCTTTTCAATCCCACCACCATCCACCTGCTGCAATATTCTACCCGCCAGAACGATTACAACATCTTCAAGAAATACTCGAAAGCCGTAAACGACCAGAGCGAGAAAGCCGCCACGCTGCGGAGCATGTTCACTTTCAAACGGAACCGCAACCCGGTGCCCATCGAAGAAGTGGAATCTGCGGAAAGCATCCTCAAACGCTTCGCCACCGGCGCGATGAGCTTCGGCTCCATCAGCCACGAAGCCCACTCCACCCTGGCGATAGCCATGAACCGCATCGGCGCGAAAAGCAATACCGGCGAGGGCGGGGAAGACGAAATGCGTTACGAGCCGCTGCCCAACGGCGACTCCATGCGCTCGGCCATCAAACAGGTTGCGTCTGCACGTTTCGGCGTTACGAGCTACTACCTGACCAATGCCGACGAACTGCAAATCAAAATGGCGCAAGGCGCGAAGCCCGGTGAGGGCGGCCAGCTGCCCGGTCATAAAGTGGACGAGTGGATCGGGAAGGTCCGCCACGCCACGCCCGGAGTAGGCCTCATTTCGCCGCCGCCGCACCACGATATTTATTCGATCGAAGATCTGGCGCAGCTGATCTTTGACCTGAAAAACGCCAACCGCGCGGCCCGCATCAGCGTGAAGCTCGTGTCGAAAGCCGGTGTGGGCACCATCGCCGCAGGTGTTGCGAAAGCACATGCCGACGTGATCCTGGTATCCGGCCACGACGGCGGTACCGGCGCCTCCCCCATCAGCTCCATCAAACACGCCGGGCTTCCCTGGGAACTGGGGCTGGCGGAAACGCATCAAACCCTCGTCCGCAACAAACTCCGCAGCCGCGTTGTGGTGCAGACAGACGGTCAGCTCAAAACCGGCCGCGACATCGCCATCGCCACCCTGCTGGGTGCCGAAGAATGGGGCGTGGCTACAGCCGCCCTCGTGGTGGAAGGCTGTATCATGATGCGTAAATGCCATCTGAACACTTGCCCCGTAGGCGTTGCCACGCAAGATCCCGATCTGCGCAAACGCTTTAACGGTACCGTTGAAGCCGTGGTGAACTTCTTCCACTTCCTCGTGGCCGAATTCCGCGAAATCATGGCCGAGCTGGGCTTCCGTACGGTGCAGGAAATGGTGGGACAGGTGGAAGTGCTGAAAGTGCGCGACAACATCTCTCATTGGAAATTCAAAAACCTCGACCTTTCTCCCGTGCTGTACCGCGAACCGGCTTCCGACGAAACCGGCCTGTACAAACAGGAAGAGCAAGACCACGGCCTGGCCGAAGTACTCGACTGGCAGCTGCTCAAGGCTTCCAAAGACGCGCTGGAAAGCAAAACCCGCGTTTTCGGCACTTATAAGGTGAAAAATACCGATCGTACCATTGGCACGATCCTGTCCAACGAAATATCCAAACGCTACAAGAGCGAAGGGCTTCCGGAAGACACGATCCATTTCAAATTCAACGGTTCCGCCGGCCAGAGCTTCGGCGCCTTCAATACCAAAGGCGTGACGCTCGAACTGGAAGGCGAAGCCAACGACTACTTCGGCAAAGGCCTCTCCGGCGCCAAACTGATCCTTTATCCGTCTACGGAAGCAGGATTCAAGGCGGAGGAGAACATCATCGCAGGTAACGTGGCCCTTTACGGCGCAACTTCCGGCGAAGCCTTCATCCGCGGAAAAGCCGGCGAACGCTTCTGCGTTCGTAACTCCGGCGCCACGGTAGTAACCGAAGGAACGGGCGACCACGGCTGCGAATACATGACCGGCGGCCGCGCAGTGATCCTCGGTGAAACGGGCCGCAACTTCGGCGCGGGCATGAGCGGCGGTCTCGCCTTCGTGTACGACGTGAAAGGCGCTTTCGCCGGACAATGCAACCCGGAAATGATCGACCTCGACCCGCTCGGCGAAGAAGATGCCGCACAGCTGCACGACCTGATCACCAAGCATCATGCGTACACCAACAGCACAGTGGCCAAATTCATCCTCAGCGACTGGGAAAATCAGCTCCGCCATTTCGTGAAAGTATTCCCGAAAGAATACAAGGCCGCCCTGAAGGCTGCCGCCACCAAAGGCGTGAAAAGCAAAGCGTAA
- the ypfJ gene encoding KPN_02809 family neutral zinc metallopeptidase, producing MRWQGRRESTNVDDRRGSGRGGLVVGGGIGTIVIALLVYFLGGDPSQVVNMQQQTGTEQGQLSPQQEAQQKEAASFTKVVLAETEDVWNKVFRDMGQQYQEPTLVMFTDAVQSACGQASAASGPFYCPADHQVYIDLSFYDELKNNLNAPGDMAMAYVIAHEVGHHVQNLLGVSQKVQSMRSRLSEAEYNKLSVKLELQADFYAGLWAHYMKGEADFIEAGDIEEALNAANAIGDDRLQQQSRGYVVPDAFTHGTSAQRMYWFKKGFESGDIRQGDTFNSAQ from the coding sequence ATGCGCTGGCAAGGACGCCGAGAAAGCACAAACGTTGATGACCGCAGGGGCTCCGGCCGCGGAGGCCTCGTAGTAGGCGGCGGCATCGGGACCATCGTAATCGCCCTTCTGGTATATTTCCTCGGCGGCGATCCCTCCCAGGTCGTGAACATGCAACAGCAAACCGGCACCGAACAGGGCCAGCTTTCCCCGCAACAGGAAGCCCAGCAGAAAGAAGCCGCCTCTTTCACCAAAGTAGTGCTGGCCGAAACGGAAGACGTCTGGAACAAGGTTTTCCGCGACATGGGCCAACAGTACCAGGAACCCACCCTCGTTATGTTCACCGATGCCGTTCAAAGCGCCTGCGGACAGGCGTCTGCCGCCTCCGGCCCTTTCTATTGCCCGGCAGACCACCAGGTGTATATCGACCTGTCTTTTTACGACGAACTTAAAAACAACCTCAACGCCCCCGGCGATATGGCCATGGCCTATGTGATCGCCCACGAAGTCGGGCACCACGTCCAGAACCTGCTGGGCGTTTCCCAGAAAGTACAGTCCATGCGCAGCCGCCTCAGCGAAGCGGAATACAATAAATTATCCGTGAAGCTCGAGCTGCAGGCCGATTTTTACGCCGGCCTCTGGGCGCATTATATGAAAGGCGAAGCCGATTTCATCGAGGCCGGTGATATCGAGGAAGCCCTCAACGCCGCAAACGCCATCGGCGACGATAGGTTGCAACAGCAGTCGCGCGGGTACGTGGTACCCGACGCCTTTACCCATGGCACGTCCGCGCAGCGCATGTACTGGTTCAAAAAAGGTTTCGAATCCGGCGATATCCGCCAGGGAGACACATTCAACAGCGCACAATGA
- a CDS encoding glutamate synthase subunit beta, with amino-acid sequence MGKPTGFLEFTRELPGKADVKSRVKHYNEFVERFPEKKLNEQAARCMNCGVPFCHSGCPLGNVIPEFNDAVYRKDWQEAYEVLTSTNNFPEFTGRICPAPCESACVLGINQPPVAIEEIEKHIIEIAFDKGLVKAKVPRVRTGKKVAVIGSGPAGLAAAAQLNYAGHLVTVFERDDKPGGLLRYGIPDFKLEKWVIDRRVALMEEEGVTFQCNANVGVNVSINDILREFNAVVLAGGSTIPRDLTIPGRELNGVHFAMDFLKQQNQRVGKSKVQGNDILATGKNVVVIGGGDTGSDCVGTSNRHGAKSITQLELMPKPSADRTPYMPWPTYPMVLKTSSSHEEGADRHWAIATKEFVGDDKGNLTGLKLVDLTWSFGEDGRPGRFVEVAGSERTVPCELAFLAMGFLHPQFKGMLEDLSIETDERGNVKATEKAYQTSIPKVFAAGDMRRGQSLVVWAISEGRECARKVDEFLMGASQLESKDDSLVYLSI; translated from the coding sequence ATGGGTAAACCAACAGGATTTCTGGAATTTACAAGGGAGTTGCCCGGAAAGGCAGACGTGAAATCCCGCGTGAAACATTATAACGAATTCGTAGAGCGATTCCCCGAGAAGAAGCTCAACGAGCAGGCCGCCCGCTGCATGAACTGCGGCGTGCCCTTCTGCCACAGCGGATGCCCTCTCGGCAACGTCATCCCCGAATTCAACGATGCGGTGTACCGCAAAGACTGGCAGGAAGCGTACGAAGTGCTCACTTCCACCAACAACTTCCCCGAATTCACCGGCCGTATCTGTCCCGCGCCGTGCGAAAGCGCCTGCGTGCTCGGCATCAACCAGCCGCCCGTGGCCATCGAGGAAATCGAAAAACATATCATTGAAATCGCATTCGATAAAGGACTGGTAAAAGCCAAAGTCCCCCGCGTGCGCACCGGCAAAAAAGTTGCCGTGATCGGCTCCGGCCCCGCAGGCCTCGCCGCAGCAGCGCAACTCAACTACGCCGGGCACCTGGTAACCGTTTTCGAGCGCGACGATAAGCCCGGAGGCCTCCTCCGCTACGGCATCCCCGACTTCAAACTGGAGAAATGGGTGATAGACCGCCGCGTGGCCCTCATGGAAGAAGAAGGCGTAACGTTCCAATGCAATGCGAACGTGGGTGTGAACGTTAGTATCAACGACATCCTCCGCGAATTCAACGCGGTTGTGCTGGCCGGCGGGTCTACCATCCCCCGCGACCTCACCATCCCGGGCCGGGAGCTCAACGGCGTTCATTTCGCCATGGACTTCCTGAAACAACAGAACCAACGCGTAGGCAAATCCAAAGTACAAGGCAACGACATCCTCGCCACCGGTAAAAACGTAGTAGTGATCGGCGGTGGAGATACCGGGTCCGACTGCGTAGGCACTTCCAACCGCCATGGCGCCAAAAGCATCACGCAGCTGGAATTAATGCCCAAACCCTCGGCAGACCGTACCCCGTACATGCCCTGGCCTACTTACCCGATGGTCCTCAAAACGTCGTCGTCCCACGAAGAAGGCGCCGACCGCCACTGGGCCATCGCAACTAAAGAATTCGTCGGTGACGATAAAGGCAATCTTACCGGCCTCAAACTGGTGGACCTTACCTGGTCTTTCGGTGAAGACGGCCGCCCCGGGCGCTTCGTGGAAGTGGCCGGATCTGAAAGGACCGTTCCCTGCGAACTCGCGTTCCTGGCTATGGGCTTCCTCCATCCCCAATTCAAAGGCATGCTGGAAGACCTCTCCATCGAAACGGACGAGCGCGGCAACGTCAAAGCCACCGAAAAAGCATATCAGACATCCATCCCGAAAGTATTTGCTGCCGGCGACATGCGCCGTGGCCAATCCCTCGTGGTATGGGCCATTAGTGAAGGACGAGAGTGTGCAAGAAAAGTGGACGAGTTTCTGATGGGCGCATCCCAATTGGAAAGCAAGGACGATTCCTTGGTATACCTTTCCATCTGA
- a CDS encoding VOC family protein, translating into MSILLGRIVILVEDYDDAFEFYEQNLGARKIVDYTVGPQRYLHIGFDEGGAGIWFLRSPGHTGRQTNGEPAMVMYTTEFETLKSRLEQNGVNISKPAVYTDEAWFLHFLDLYGNEIVLVEMRK; encoded by the coding sequence ATGTCGATCTTACTCGGCCGCATCGTGATCCTGGTGGAGGATTACGACGACGCATTTGAATTTTACGAACAAAATCTCGGCGCCCGCAAAATCGTGGACTATACCGTAGGCCCACAGCGATACCTGCATATCGGGTTCGACGAAGGTGGCGCGGGCATCTGGTTCCTCCGCTCCCCCGGCCACACCGGCCGGCAAACGAACGGCGAGCCGGCGATGGTCATGTACACCACCGAATTCGAAACCCTCAAATCCAGGCTGGAACAAAACGGGGTGAATATCTCCAAACCCGCGGTGTACACGGATGAAGCGTGGTTCCTCCATTTCCTGGATTTGTACGGGAATGAGATCGTGCTGGTAGAAATGAGGAAATGA
- a CDS encoding lipase family protein has product MRAILWALSVVLALPVKAQLKAGFDANEYQDLMRLHQDGDTANAKNHPSSYRLLYTSPEVGFYNRWMMWERNDGVDVIQVRGTIGKLESWLANFYAAMIPAKGVLQLNDSTRWEYKLAADTAKAYVHVGWTAAVGFMSADIISHVKERYARGTRQFIVTGHSQGGAIAFLLRSYLQYHPDLPKDIIYKTYCSAAPKPGNLFYAYDFENITRDGWGFRIVNSDDWVPETPLSLQTVEDYNMPNPFMNVKGELKKQKFFIRLYGNLIYNRLTRTTNRSVRRFRKTLGNGVFRLAKRHLPEMVQPNYVFSNNYMTCGTPIILMTDAEYHKKFPFDGKNIFVHHMPEKYLWLLKKYYSVSD; this is encoded by the coding sequence ATGCGCGCTATCTTATGGGCCCTTTCGGTCGTACTGGCCCTGCCTGTGAAAGCCCAGCTGAAAGCGGGTTTCGACGCCAACGAGTACCAGGATCTCATGCGTCTCCATCAGGATGGAGACACCGCCAACGCCAAAAATCATCCGTCGTCGTACCGGCTGCTTTACACTTCGCCGGAAGTCGGTTTTTATAACCGTTGGATGATGTGGGAAAGGAACGATGGGGTAGATGTGATCCAGGTGCGCGGCACCATCGGCAAACTCGAAAGCTGGCTCGCCAATTTCTACGCCGCCATGATCCCCGCCAAAGGCGTGCTGCAATTGAACGACAGCACCCGGTGGGAATACAAGCTGGCCGCAGACACGGCCAAAGCGTATGTGCATGTGGGTTGGACGGCCGCCGTGGGCTTCATGTCTGCAGATATCATTTCCCATGTGAAGGAACGGTATGCCCGTGGCACGCGCCAGTTCATCGTTACCGGCCACAGCCAGGGCGGCGCCATCGCATTTCTCCTGCGGTCGTACCTGCAATATCACCCCGATCTTCCGAAAGATATCATCTACAAAACCTATTGCAGCGCCGCGCCGAAACCCGGCAATCTTTTCTATGCATACGATTTCGAAAATATTACCCGCGACGGTTGGGGATTCCGCATCGTGAACAGCGACGATTGGGTACCCGAAACACCGCTGTCTTTGCAGACGGTGGAAGACTACAATATGCCAAACCCGTTCATGAACGTAAAAGGAGAATTGAAGAAGCAGAAATTTTTCATTCGGCTGTACGGCAACCTCATCTACAACCGCCTCACCCGCACTACCAATCGCAGCGTCCGCCGGTTCCGGAAAACCCTGGGCAACGGCGTGTTCCGACTCGCCAAAAGGCATCTGCCCGAAATGGTGCAGCCCAATTATGTTTTCAGTAACAACTACATGACCTGCGGCACACCCATCATTCTCATGACAGACGCCGAGTACCACAAAAAGTTCCCGTTCGACGGGAAAAACATTTTCGTGCACCACATGCCGGAGAAATATCTCTGGCTATTGAAAAAGTATTATTCCGTTTCGGATTGA
- a CDS encoding septal ring lytic transglycosylase RlpA family protein codes for MIQRKHLLPTLAAAALLCFSSCARQISQSGKASFYADKFQGRKTANGETFRQSHMTAAHKTLPFGTKVKVKNLDNGKTIKVRINDRGPFVAGRIIDLSKKAAKKLGMVNSGVANVKIKYKKPKG; via the coding sequence ATGATCCAACGAAAACACCTCCTGCCAACGCTCGCCGCGGCCGCATTGCTGTGCTTCAGCTCCTGCGCCCGCCAGATCTCCCAATCCGGAAAAGCCTCGTTTTACGCCGACAAGTTCCAGGGCCGCAAAACCGCCAATGGCGAAACCTTCCGCCAAAGCCACATGACCGCCGCCCACAAAACCCTCCCATTCGGCACCAAAGTCAAAGTCAAAAACCTCGACAACGGCAAAACCATCAAAGTCCGCATCAACGACCGCGGCCCCTTCGTTGCCGGCCGCATCATCGACCTCTCCAAAAAAGCCGCGAAAAAACTCGGAATGGTCAATTCCGGCGTGGCGAATGTTAAGATTAAGTATAAAAAGCCCAAAGGATAA
- a CDS encoding GNAT family N-acetyltransferase, whose product MITITTAAPEQLAIVQQIAYATWPHTFGSILSPTQIDYMLKMMYDLDVLTESVEKKNVVFLLANVDGVFGGFAGYELHYKKEPVSKLHKIYVLPSMQGKNVGQALMSEVERISREAGMKKLSLNVNRDNKAAGFYERNGFTKTGEEDIDIGDGFFMNDAIMTKKL is encoded by the coding sequence ATGATCACGATTACGACAGCAGCGCCTGAACAATTGGCCATTGTGCAGCAGATCGCCTATGCAACCTGGCCGCATACGTTCGGCAGTATACTTTCTCCGACACAGATCGATTATATGCTGAAGATGATGTACGACCTGGACGTGCTGACCGAATCCGTGGAAAAGAAGAACGTTGTTTTCCTGTTGGCCAATGTGGACGGGGTTTTCGGCGGATTTGCCGGCTATGAGCTGCATTATAAAAAAGAACCGGTATCAAAATTGCACAAGATATACGTGCTGCCTTCGATGCAAGGGAAAAACGTGGGCCAGGCGCTCATGTCTGAAGTGGAACGCATTTCGCGGGAAGCCGGCATGAAAAAACTTTCGCTCAACGTAAACCGCGACAATAAAGCAGCCGGTTTTTACGAACGGAACGGATTTACGAAAACGGGCGAAGAAGATATCGACATCGGCGACGGCTTTTTCATGAACGACGCCATTATGACCAAGAAACTGTAA